Proteins from a single region of Aquirhabdus parva:
- the mraY gene encoding phospho-N-acetylmuramoyl-pentapeptide-transferase, whose protein sequence is MLLLLFNFLGQFQRTFLVFDYLTVRVVFSILTSLGLSLLIGPAMIRRLHALKYGQAVRNDGPQTHLVKTGTPTMGGILILFSIAVSTLLWCNLSNPYVWIVLGVMVVFGTVGFMDDWLKIKHKNPKGLSAKKKYFWTSVGALGAGVALFYLAKSPAQTDLLLPFLKNYYIPLGAGFIIFTYLVITGSSNAVNLTDGLDGLAIMPVVLVAAGLGVFAYLSGNVGFSHYLHIPYIADNSELVVICAAMVGSGLGFLWFNAHPAQVFMGDVGALTLGAMLGVIAVMVRQEMVLAIMGGLFVAEAISVVLQVGSYKLRKKRVFRMAPLHHHFEELGWPETRVVVRFWIITIMLVLLGLMTLKFR, encoded by the coding sequence ATGTTACTTTTGCTGTTTAATTTTTTGGGGCAATTCCAACGTACTTTTTTAGTCTTTGATTATTTAACAGTTCGTGTCGTGTTTAGCATCCTGACCTCCTTAGGTTTAAGCCTACTGATTGGTCCCGCCATGATTCGCCGTCTGCATGCCCTGAAATATGGTCAAGCCGTGCGGAACGATGGCCCACAAACCCATCTGGTCAAAACTGGTACCCCCACCATGGGCGGGATCCTGATTTTATTCAGTATCGCGGTGAGCACCTTGCTATGGTGTAACCTGTCTAATCCCTATGTCTGGATTGTGCTTGGTGTGATGGTGGTTTTTGGTACCGTAGGTTTTATGGATGACTGGCTCAAGATCAAGCATAAAAACCCCAAAGGGCTATCCGCCAAGAAAAAATACTTCTGGACCTCGGTAGGTGCTTTGGGTGCGGGAGTCGCCTTGTTCTATCTGGCCAAATCCCCAGCCCAAACCGATCTGCTGCTCCCCTTCCTCAAGAACTACTACATTCCTCTCGGTGCAGGTTTTATTATCTTCACGTATTTGGTGATTACGGGCAGCAGTAATGCCGTCAATCTCACCGATGGTCTGGATGGCCTAGCGATTATGCCTGTGGTTTTGGTCGCGGCCGGTCTTGGGGTCTTTGCATATCTATCTGGTAATGTTGGATTTTCTCATTATTTGCATATCCCTTATATTGCGGACAACAGTGAGTTGGTCGTGATCTGTGCGGCAATGGTTGGCTCTGGGCTCGGCTTCCTCTGGTTCAACGCTCACCCCGCACAAGTCTTCATGGGCGATGTCGGCGCGCTGACCTTGGGTGCGATGCTTGGCGTGATCGCGGTCATGGTGCGTCAAGAAATGGTACTGGCGATCATGGGTGGTTTGTTTGTTGCCGAAGCCATCTCGGTTGTGCTGCAAGTCGGTTCCTACAAACTACGCAAGAAACGCGTGTTTCGTATGGCACCGCTGCACCATCACTTTGAAGAGCTGGGCTGGCCTGAGACCCGTGTGGTCGTGCGCTTCTGGATCATTACCATCATGCTGGTGCTATTAGGCCTAATGACCTTAAAGTTCCGCTAA
- a CDS encoding sensor histidine kinase, which translates to MPPASAPQQRINVIYACYRIALSFFLIMLFLLAQNNSILGANDPELYLQTITSYCVATLLGYLLLRYWPVYEGTQLFLMLVIDVTAMTLMLYANGGPSLQLSMLYLVVVMAASVLLTQGRAMVIALLAALAVIYQQLYFSLLQGSQLQMASSVGLLAVSFVATSLLGQLITRRLRVVEREAEIQSEHAAQFQAINQHIIQQMHTGILVLDQFQDIMLINDAARQWLHQPDAEKGWTLSQLSTVLDQQINAALSREQFTPFIMVADEKSVALSVQLITLDQTVLSQHIKPMQTAPTVVILENLSRANQQAQQLKLASLGRLTASIAHEIRNPLAAISQAGELLTETITQPDERALLAMIQKQSVRLNRMIEDILQLSRRNTSQPQTIELLGWLSEFCRDFVPNTTERINSQTYSAEQLRIKLLDPEVTQLHVSFDPMQLEQVVTNLVNNGLHHGSKKHEQPKVLFRVKTLESGLVMLDVVDQGGGIPAHVASSLFEPFFTTESGGTGLGLYLSRAFCEANGASLWCVPQEKGACFRISFGV; encoded by the coding sequence ATGCCGCCTGCAAGCGCGCCTCAACAGCGTATCAACGTTATTTATGCCTGTTACCGGATAGCGCTGTCATTCTTCTTGATCATGCTGTTTCTGCTGGCGCAAAACAATTCGATTCTCGGTGCAAATGACCCTGAACTGTATCTGCAAACCATTACCAGTTATTGCGTTGCGACACTGCTGGGCTATTTGTTACTGCGTTACTGGCCCGTCTATGAGGGTACTCAGCTTTTTTTAATGCTGGTGATCGATGTCACTGCGATGACCTTGATGTTGTATGCCAATGGTGGACCGAGTCTGCAATTGTCTATGCTGTATCTGGTGGTGGTGATGGCGGCGAGTGTTTTGCTCACGCAAGGCCGTGCGATGGTGATTGCACTGCTCGCAGCACTCGCTGTCATTTACCAGCAGTTGTACTTTTCCTTACTGCAAGGCAGCCAGTTGCAAATGGCCAGTTCCGTTGGTCTGCTGGCGGTCAGTTTTGTGGCGACATCCTTGCTGGGGCAGTTGATCACGCGGCGTCTGCGTGTGGTTGAGCGAGAGGCGGAGATCCAGAGCGAGCATGCGGCCCAGTTTCAGGCGATCAATCAGCATATTATTCAGCAGATGCATACGGGGATTCTGGTACTGGATCAGTTTCAGGACATCATGCTGATCAATGATGCTGCGCGGCAATGGCTACATCAGCCCGATGCAGAAAAAGGCTGGACTCTGTCGCAATTGTCCACAGTATTGGATCAGCAGATTAATGCGGCATTGTCCCGCGAACAATTTACGCCATTTATCATGGTTGCAGATGAAAAAAGCGTGGCGCTCAGCGTGCAGTTGATCACCCTTGATCAGACCGTACTCAGCCAACACATCAAACCCATGCAAACCGCACCCACTGTGGTGATTCTGGAAAATCTCAGTCGAGCCAATCAGCAAGCCCAGCAATTAAAACTGGCGTCACTCGGACGTTTGACCGCAAGCATCGCGCATGAGATTCGTAATCCTTTAGCAGCGATCAGTCAGGCGGGTGAGCTCTTGACCGAGACGATCACCCAGCCCGATGAGCGCGCACTGTTGGCCATGATCCAAAAGCAAAGTGTGCGCCTCAATCGCATGATCGAGGACATCCTGCAATTGTCGAGACGTAATACCTCCCAGCCGCAAACGATTGAGCTGCTGGGGTGGTTAAGTGAGTTCTGTCGCGATTTTGTCCCCAATACCACCGAGCGCATCAATTCACAGACCTATAGTGCGGAGCAACTGCGTATTAAGCTGCTGGATCCTGAGGTTACGCAACTGCATGTCAGCTTTGACCCGATGCAACTGGAACAGGTCGTGACTAATCTGGTCAATAATGGCTTGCATCACGGCAGTAAAAAGCATGAGCAGCCCAAAGTCTTGTTCCGAGTCAAAACCTTAGAGTCGGGCTTGGTGATGCTGGATGTGGTGGATCAAGGCGGGGGTATTCCTGCGCATGTGGCAAGTTCTTTATTTGAGCCGTTCTTCACCACAGAGTCGGGGGGAACAGGATTGGGGCTCTATCTGTCGCGGGCATTCTGCGAGGCCAATGGTGCGTCCTTATGGTGTGTGCCACAAGAGAAAGGCGCATGCTTCCGCATCTCCTTTGGGGTATAG
- the gacA gene encoding response regulator transcription factor GacA — translation MIKVLVVDDHELVRTGICRMLVDTPEIQVVGEAESGEQAIELARQHQPDVVLLDVNMPGIGGVETTRRLIQSVTGIKVLAVSGLSEEPYPSLLLKAGASGYITKGAPLDEMVRAIRKVMQGGKYFSADIAEQLASSYLSDQQNSPFDLLSEREMQVAMMVVNCVSAQEIADRLFVSVKTVNTYRYRIFEKLQIDSDVKLTHLAMRYRLITP, via the coding sequence TTGATCAAAGTTTTAGTGGTAGATGATCACGAACTGGTACGCACTGGCATTTGCCGGATGCTGGTGGATACCCCAGAGATTCAAGTGGTTGGTGAGGCGGAATCTGGTGAACAGGCTATTGAGCTTGCGCGTCAGCATCAACCTGATGTCGTGCTTCTGGATGTCAACATGCCTGGGATTGGTGGCGTAGAAACCACACGGCGATTGATTCAATCGGTTACAGGCATCAAAGTCTTGGCGGTCAGTGGACTCAGTGAAGAGCCATATCCTTCTTTATTACTCAAAGCAGGTGCCAGTGGCTATATCACCAAAGGCGCACCGCTTGATGAAATGGTGCGTGCCATTCGTAAAGTCATGCAGGGTGGCAAGTATTTCAGTGCGGATATTGCTGAGCAGTTAGCGTCGAGCTATTTATCCGATCAACAAAACTCTCCTTTTGATTTATTGTCTGAGCGTGAAATGCAAGTCGCCATGATGGTGGTGAACTGTGTGAGTGCGCAAGAGATTGCCGATCGCTTGTTCGTCAGTGTCAAAACGGTAAATACCTATCGCTACCGCATTTTTGAGAAACTTCAGATTGATAGTGATGTGAAACTGACCCATCTGGCGATGCGCTATCGGTTAATCACGCCGTAA
- a CDS encoding serine hydrolase, which produces MNTPLLHDAATHPGSIADQIIDRGQITRPLLRGTVTLGLISWLFAAQAHANLQISQSTVHPTTAANNGQITWSNDSNSRASRLMHNDSDEDDDSPPASLTVDIRTLPKAPVSRSGSLSGLIESVRDKVTGNSSDTQTALSLNANAALVMDSNTGEVLYGKNIDLVRPMASITKLMTAMVTLDARMPMDEKITLQPEDFEGPKRASSSLRPFQTYNRAEVLLLALMKSENPAAAALARTYSQGRTSFMAHMNSKAKTLGMNTAFFGDPTGLDNRNSASPRDLAKMVKAAYEYEVIRRFSTTAEHDFFNDNGILHARNTNALVREGQWDIGLSKTGYISEAGRCVVMQARVNQRPTVIVLMDAQSSQGRTGDANRIMSWLGNIFQGNASNAN; this is translated from the coding sequence ATGAACACTCCTTTATTGCATGATGCAGCAACACATCCGGGCAGTATTGCTGATCAAATCATTGATCGTGGTCAAATCACGCGCCCGTTACTTCGTGGCACTGTGACTCTGGGGCTGATCTCTTGGCTCTTTGCAGCACAAGCACACGCCAACTTACAGATTAGCCAAAGTACAGTCCATCCAACGACTGCTGCGAACAATGGCCAGATCACATGGTCTAATGATTCCAATAGTCGCGCCAGTCGTCTGATGCATAATGACAGCGATGAAGACGATGATTCACCGCCAGCCAGTCTAACGGTCGATATCCGCACCCTGCCCAAAGCACCGGTCAGCCGATCTGGATCGCTATCTGGACTGATCGAAAGCGTACGCGATAAAGTCACCGGCAATAGCAGTGATACGCAAACGGCACTGTCATTGAATGCCAATGCTGCATTGGTGATGGATAGTAATACTGGCGAAGTGTTGTATGGTAAAAATATAGACCTCGTCCGCCCGATGGCCTCGATCACCAAGCTGATGACCGCGATGGTCACCTTGGATGCACGCATGCCGATGGATGAAAAAATTACCCTGCAGCCTGAAGACTTTGAAGGCCCGAAAAGAGCCAGTTCCAGTCTGCGTCCTTTCCAGACCTATAACCGTGCTGAAGTTTTACTCCTTGCACTGATGAAGTCTGAGAATCCCGCCGCTGCGGCATTGGCACGCACCTATAGTCAAGGTCGCACCAGCTTTATGGCGCATATGAACAGCAAGGCCAAGACTTTGGGCATGAACACCGCTTTTTTTGGTGATCCCACAGGTCTGGATAACCGTAATTCAGCCTCACCGCGCGACTTGGCAAAAATGGTGAAAGCCGCTTATGAGTATGAAGTAATTCGCCGCTTCAGTACCACGGCTGAGCACGATTTCTTCAATGACAACGGCATCCTGCATGCACGCAACACCAATGCCTTAGTTCGTGAAGGACAGTGGGATATCGGTCTATCCAAGACTGGTTATATCAGTGAAGCAGGACGCTGTGTGGTGATGCAGGCTCGTGTTAACCAACGTCCGACTGTAATCGTGCTGATGGATGCGCAA